A DNA window from Phragmites australis chromosome 11, lpPhrAust1.1, whole genome shotgun sequence contains the following coding sequences:
- the LOC133884264 gene encoding gibberellin receptor GID1-like: protein MAGSDEVNRNECKTVVPLNTWVLISNFKVAYNMLRRPDGTFDRNLAEFLDRRVPPNARPVEGVSSFDHVIDPSVGLEVRIYRAVANNPGAAEGAAAFTLPILDFLTGTPSPDPFPVILFFHGGSFAHSSSSTTIYDHLCRRFVKLSKGVVVSVNYRRAPEHRYPCAYDDGWTALKWAMSQPCLRSGEDARLRVFLSGDSSGGNIAHHVAVRAADEGIKICGNILLNAMFGGTERTDSERRLDGKYFVTLQDRDWYWKAYLPEDADRDHPACNPFGPNGRRLKGLPFTKSLIIVSGLDLTCDRQLAYADGLQKDGLDVKVVYREKATVGFYLLSNTDHYHEVMEEISDFLKANL, encoded by the exons ATGGCCGGCAGCGACGAGGTCAACCGCAACGAGTGCAAG ACGGTGGTGCCGCTCAACACATGGGTGCTCATATCCAACTTCAAGGTGGCgtacaacatgctccggcggccggacgGCACCTTCGACCGCAACCTCGCCGAGTTCCTCGACCGCCGGGTGCCGCCCAACGCGCGGCCCGTGGAGGGCGTCTCCTCGTTCGATCACGTCATCGACCCGTCCGTCGGCCTTGAGGTCCGCATCTACCGCGCCGTCGCTAACAACCCCGGCGCCGCCGAGGGCGCGGCTGCGTTCACCCTGCCCATCCTGGACTTCCTCACCGGCACGCCGTCCCCGGACCCGTTCCCGGTCATCCTCTTCTTCCACGGCGGCAGCTTCGCGCACTCGTCCTccagcacgaccatctacgacCACCTGTGCCGCCGGTTCGTGAAGCTGAGCAAGGGCGTCGTCGTGTCCGTCAACTACCGCCGCGCCCCGGAGCACCGCTACCCGTGCGCCTACGACGACGGCTGGACCGCGCTCAAGTGGGCCATGTCGCAGCCGTGCCTCCGCAGCGGCGAGGACGCTCGGCTCCGCGTGTTCCTCTCCGGCGACAGCTCCGGCGGGAACATCGCCCACCACGTCGCCGTCCGCGCCGCAGACGAGGGGATCAAGATTTGCGGCAACATCCTGCTGAACGCCATGTTTGGCGGCACCGAGCGCACCGACTCGGAGCGGCGGCTGGACGGCAAGTACTTCGTCACGCTCCAGGACAGGGACTGGTACTGGAAGGCGTACCTGCCCGAGGACGCCGACCGGGACCACCCGGCGTGCAACCCCTTCGGGCCGAACGGGCGGCGGCTCAAGGGACTCCCCTTCACCAAGAGCCTCATCATCGTGTCGGGGCTGGACCTCACCTGCGATCGGCAGCTGGCGTACGCCGACGGCCTCCAGAAAGATGGCCTCGACGTCAAGGTCGTGTACCGCGAGAAGGCGACAGTGGGCTTCTACCTGCTGTCCAACACGGACCATTACCACGAAGTCATGGAAGAGATCTCGGACTTCCTCAAAGCTAACCTCTAG